One segment of Leguminivora glycinivorella isolate SPB_JAAS2020 chromosome 12, LegGlyc_1.1, whole genome shotgun sequence DNA contains the following:
- the LOC125232013 gene encoding uncharacterized protein LOC125232013: MGAATANSTLRYGLTVETPRSPSYDTTLLWRRDLAKRLRRRSRPTPIPARHPKAAVIDRTTEKRKSLQETTKEVNKPIIKAQSVRSHASSRTVIEAQLSQAELEASERLAEISRRELQLEADMVRKRLDARKLQIRANADSADEHESAGSVRNSNQDRLDEWLENSRDATSKPICKRLTDEPLPKYETPRRPAQAERHIRGLSPDRQKVTYATRQATTSRSTTCLFCGGGHLTPDCRKLAAQSVGARWEWAKLNRICYRCIDAKHMKTQCKAKACGVAGCPHVHHRLLHADSPQEVREDTAMVLTQEIRSVPTSSAVTSSAEPADTTEPRAADDENDARVYVSSTPDYSVLLKVLPVTVSGPKGTAHIFAFLDDGSTLSMIDQDVADEIGAVGQDEPLCIRGIQRLKLSSVTQTVKAKVSPARGGLTYDISLKTVDGLGIRSQSLNKKRLLEYEHLADLGDECYTGMGVPQMLIGGDFSHLINPTEVRQGGEDKPCAVKTSLGWVFFGRMPRYVPNNEQVVMHCHSDDSDLVEQVKKHWAVEALGITAKDNIRPDDQRAIDTFERTVKKVGQRYEVGQLWAADDIKLPPSFNMAKARLRNLEARMSRDPDFANEYQAQIHKLLEKGYAERIMEPPQSDRMWFLPHFSVYNLNKGKYRAVFDCAAKSQGCALNDFILAGPDLLQSLLGILLRFREWEFAVTADIQEMFLQIQLRREDRHSQLFIWRGSRRDVTPWTYQLNRVCFGNISSPFLAHSVRNRNATDNKDRYPDAVYDIHNNHYMDDYVASYETERELISTATQVRLAHAEASFRLRSYASNSELLMRNIDPEERATGPSHLGEKQQTVLGMTWDPETDTLGYNTKMLRVPDDVKRYERSPTKRELLSAVMSVYDPLGLIAQYMISAKIIFQRVWTKGTDWDERLPAEEAEDFFRWLRALSDVSALRIPRRYATPTGAVRRELHIFSDASTEAYSAAAYWRVSNDEEETQVSLAIAKSRVCPLKVMTVPRLELTAAVVGVRLAETILREQRYPVTKVTYWTDSMVVLGWVRDDARNYRPYVSHRLAEIAEKTDRDAWRYVPTAQNPADRATRCQPAQSVRIEDEWYEGPRFLYGPETSWPSHTSNRTDDLPERKARPSTATSLAIISAKPDPSSVLPDVRRFSSYDRLLNATANVLLFIEKMRTKNKALQLQVRHLRKAEHMWLQYSQRRSFPEELRALSQNRLIDRKSRLYDLAPELGDDGVLRMKTRLGSAPVLYTALQPIILDGREPFTRLLILRAHRRSAHIHNEAVINELRQEYWILHLRPTVKSVARNCALCTLRRATPRAQPLGDLPPERLQAYQRPFTHTAQDYMGPMFVTIGRRREKRWVCLYTCLVTRAIHLESVHSLSTDSALLSLRRFAARRGWPRTMYSDNATCFRAAATELREAYRQWLPVLQTYATQNRMEWKFIPPGNPSAGGAWERMIRTVKIAMSYTFNERAPKPEVFETLLAEIENIVNRRPLTHVNVDPDSEESLTPAHFLLLHNANLPMIGVYDENEKKQWKMAQALADHFWRRWTKEYFPLLAPRKSSHDGGRQLQPGDVVIVAEPNGPRSVWPRGVVETTYPGPDGRVRSADIRTRHGTLRRPSCRLAVIASQPMHQESSTAGTKC; encoded by the exons ATGGGCGCGGCGACAGCTAACAGCACGCTCAGGTATGGATTAACCGTAGAGACACCGAGGTCACCGTCCTACGACACGACATTGCTATGGCGAAGGGATTTAGCCAAGCGGTTACGGCGTCGTTCCAGACCCACGCCGATCCCAGCTAGACATCCCAAGGCTGCCGTCATAGACAGAACTACCGAGAAACGAAAGTCGCTGCAGGAAACTACCAAGGAGGTAAATAAACCAATTATTAAAGCTCAGTCCGTCAGATCACATGCGAGCAGTCGCACTGTGATAGAAGCGCAGCTGTCTCAGGCGGAGCTCGAGGCCAGCGAACGGCTAGCGGAGATATCCCGGAGGGAGTTGCAGCTAGAAGCGGACATGGTACGTAAACGGCTAGACGCCAGAAAACTGCAGATCCGCGCTAATGCGGATAGCGCAGACGAGCACGAATCTGCTGGTAGCGTGCGGAATTCGAATCAAGATCGATTAGACGAATGGCTAGAGAACTCGCGAGACGCGACGTCAAAACCCATTTGTAAGAGGTTAACCGACGAACCTCTACCCAAGTACGAGACTCCGAGACGACCTGCGCAGGCGGAGCGGCATATTCGAGGCCTCTCACCGGACCGCCAG AAAGTGACGTACGCGACACGTCAAGCCACAACATCCCGTTCGACGACGTGCCTGTTCTGCGGTGGCGGTCACCTGACGCCGGACTGCCGCAAGTTAGCCGCCCAATCCGTGGGCGCTAGATGGGAGTGGGCGAAATTAAATCGTATATGCTATCGCTGTATCGACGCGAAGCATATGAAAACACAATGCAAGGCCAAAGCGTGCGGCGTTGCAGGCTGTCCTCACGTACACCATCGACTGCTTCATGCGGACTCGCCGCAGGAAGTGCGTGAGGATACGGCTATGGTGCTAACACAAGAAATCAGGTCAGTACCCACATCGTCAGCAGTGACGTCATCGGCCGAGCCAGCGGACACGACGGAGCCGCGAGCTGCGGACGACGAGAACGACGCCCGCGTGTACGTGTCGTCAACACCGGACTACAGCGTGCtgctaaaggtactacccgtaaCCGTATCAGGTCCAAAGGGAACGGCGCATATCTTCGCTTTCCTTGACGATGGATCCACCTTGTCAATGATCGACCAGGACGTCGCGGACGAGATCGGCGCGGTCGGTCAAGACGAGCCGCTATGCATAAGAGGTATTCAGCGGTTGAAACTTAGCTCAGTGACACAGACGGTCAAGGCTAAAGTAAGCCCCGCTCGTGGCGGCTTGACATACGATATATCCCTAAAAACGGTAGACGGACTAGGGATACGCTCGCAGTCATTAAATAAGAAGCGTCTATTGGAATACGAACATCTGGCGGACTTGGGCGACGAGTGCTACACGGGCATGGGCGTGCCGCAGATGTTAATAGGCGGAGACTTCAGTCATCTTATAAACCCAACGGAGGTGAGGCAGGGCGGCGAGGACAAGCCGTGCGCAGTTAAAACCTCGTTAGGATGGGTTTTCTTCGGGCGAATGCCGAGGTATGTACCAAATAACGAGCAGGTCGTGATGCACTGCCACAGTGACGACAGTGATCTCGTGGAGCAGGTCAAGAAACACTGGGCAGTCGAGGCGCTTGGCATAACGGCAAAGGACAACATTCGACCCGACGACCAGCGAGCGATCGATACATTCGAACGAACAGTAAAGAAGGTAGGACAGAGATACGAAGTCGGCCAACTATGGGCTGCCGACGACATAAAGCTGCCACCGAGTTTCAACATGGCGAAGGCGAGATTACGCAATCTAGAAGCCCGCATGTCGAGAGATCCTGACTTCGCCAACGAGTATCAAGCACAGATACACAAGCTTCTGGAAAAGGGGTACGCAGAGCGCATCATGGAACCACCGCAGTCAGATCGGATGTGGTTTCTGCCCCATTTCAGcgtctacaatttaaataaaggaaagtATCGCGCTGTATTCGATTGCGCCGCGAAAAGTCAGGGATGTGCATTGAACGATTTCATCCTCGCGGGACCGGATTTACTACAGAGCCTGCTGGGGATACTACTTCGATTCCGTGAGTGGGAATTCGCCGTCACCGCGGACATACAGGAAATGTTCCTTCAAATACAGCTGCGAAGAGAGGATCGGCATAGTCAGCTCTTCATCTGGAGGGGATCGCGGCGTGACGTGACACCGTGGACGTACCAGCTAAACCGGGTATGTTTCGGTAACATCTCTTCTCCTTTTCTCGCACACTCGGTGCGGAATAGGAATGCGACGGACAACAAGGATCGCTATCCGGACGCGGTCTACGATATCCATAATAATCACTACATGGACGATTATGTGGCATCATATGAGACAGAACGGGAACTCATATCAACAGCGACACAGGTGAGACTAGCACACGCGGAGGCTAGCTTTCGGCTGCGCAGCTACGCTAGCAACAGCGAGTTGTTAATGCGAAACATCGATCCGGAGGAGCGAGCGACGGGACCTTCTCATCTCGGAGAAAAGCAACAGACCGTCCTCGGAATGACGTGGGACCCAGAGACGGATACGCTGGGGTACAACACGAAAATGCTACGAGTGCCAGACGACGTGAAAAGGTACGAGCGATCGCCCACTAAAAGGGAACTTTTGAGTGCCGTAATGTCAGTTTACGACCCATTAGGCCTCATAGCGCAGTATATGATAAGCGCTAAGATCATATTCCAACGTGTGTGGACAAAGGGCACGGACTGGGACGAGCGGCTGCCGGCGGAGGAAGCGGAGGACTTTTTCCGGTGGCTGAGAGCACTGAGCGACGTGTCCGCGCTGCGAATACCTCGACGATACGCCACGCCCACCGGTGCAGTTAGAAGAGAACTGCATATTTTCAGTGATGCATCGACCGAGGCCTACAGCGCGGCGGCCTATTGGCGAGTATCGAACGACGAGGAGGAAACGCAAGTGAGCTTAGCTATAGCGAAAAGCCGAGTTTGCCCGCTAAAGGTAATGACAGTTCCCAGGCTCGAATTAACCGCAGCAGTCGTCGGCGTGCGGCTGGCGGAGACAATTTTACGCGAGCAGCGTTATCCTGTGACAAAGGTGACGTATTGGACAGATTCCATGGTTGTTCTCGGATGGGTTCGCGATGACGCGCGAAACTATCGTCCGTACGTGTCACACCGACTTGCGGAGATCGCCGAGAAAACAGATAgagacgcgtggaggtatgtacCAACCGCTCAGAACCCCGCAGATCGAGCGACGAGATGCCAACCAGCGCAGAGCGTGCGCATCGAGGACGAGTGGTACGAAGGACCGCGCTTTCTCTATGGACCCGAGACATCATGGCCTAGTCACACATCGAATCGAACAGACGACCTGCCTGAGAGGAAGGCGAGGCCGTCAACCGCGACATCACTGGCGATCATCTCAGCGAAGCCAGACCCTTCGAGCGTACTGCCAGACGTGAGACGATTTAGCAGTTACGACAGACTGTTGAACGCGACAGCGAACGTCTTGCTATTCATCGAGAAAATGAGAACGAAGAATAAAGCCTTGCAGCTACAAGTCAGACATTTGAgaaaggcagaacacatgtgGTTGCAATACAGTCAACGACGAAGCTTTCCCGAAGAGCTTCGAGCCTTAAGCCAGAATAGGCTCATCGATCGCAAATCGCGATTATACGACCTGGCACCCGAGCTAGGCGATGACGGCGTGTTACGCATGAAGACGAGGCTGGGCAGCGCTCCAGTATTGTACACCGCGCTACAACCGATAATACTGGATGGCCGCGAGCCATTCACCCGTCTACTCATCCTGCGAGCTCACCGACGATCAGCGCACATTCACAACGAAGCAGTAATCAACGAACTGCGACAAGAATATTGGATACTACATCTGCGGCCGACCGTGAAGTCTGTAGCTCGAAACTGCGCGCTATGCACACTACGACGAGCAACACCGAGAGCGCAGCCCTTAGGCGATCTCCCGCCCGAGCGACTACAGGCGTATCAACGTCCCTTCACTCACACCGCACAAGACTACATGGGACCGATGTTCGTCACGATCGGACGGCGCAGAGAAAAACGCTGGGTGTGTCTATACACGTGCCTAGTGACGCGCGCTATTCACCTTGAAAGCGTGCACAGTCTTTCAACTGACAGCGCGCTACTATCACTACGAAGATTCGCCGCGAGAAGAGGATGGCCCAGGACGATGTACAGCGATAACGCGACGTGCTTCAGGGCGGCGGCGACGGAACTACGTGAGGCGTACCGGCAATGGCTGCCTGTACTGCAAACTTACGCCACTCAGAACCGAATGGAGTGGAAATTCATCCCACCTGGCAATCCTTCGGCCGGGGGCGCGTGGGAGCGAATGATAAGGACAGTTAAGATAGCGATGTCCTACACTTTCAACGAACGAGCACCGAAACCCGAAGTTTTCGAAACTCTACTCGCCGAGATAGAGAATATCGTCAACCGACGACCACTTACACATGTCAACGTCGATCCAGACTCCGAAGAAAGTTTGACTCCAGCACACTTTCTACTTCTTCATAACGCTAACCTACCGATGATTGGCGTTTACGACGAGAACGAGAAGAAGCAATGGAAGATGGCCCAAGCGCTTGCCGACCACTTTTGGCGGCGCTGGACCAAAGAGTACTTTCCTCTACTGGCACCGAGGAAGTCGTCCCACGACGGAGGGCGGCAACTTCAACCAGGCGATGTGGTCATCGTCGCTGAACCCAATGGTCCACGCAGCGTGTGGCCCCGAGGCGTCGTCGAGACTACCTACCCGGGACCCGATGGACGGGTCCGCTCCGCTGACATCAGAACGAGACACGGGACGCTACGCAGGCCCAGCTGCAGGCTGGCGGTCATCGCGTCGCAACCCATGCACCAGGAGTCTTCGACTGCGGGGACAAAATGTTAG